From Aestuariirhabdus haliotis, a single genomic window includes:
- a CDS encoding flavin-containing monooxygenase: MSSEELDVLVIGAGVSGIGAGCHLTMKNPGHSFAILERRPAMGGTWDLFRYPGVRSDSDMYTFGYNFRPWTERKDIADAKDILKYLSETAAEYGVDKKIRYQQSVTGANWSSSKKRWLISVSREDTGETYQISCRFLITCTGYYDYEQGYLPEFEGYDGFKGTIAHPQHWPEDLDYADKKVLVIGSGATAITIVPSMAKTAEHVTMLQRSPTYIFSRPAIDGIAVWLNRLLPDKLAYKLLRAKNALLSLFIFTLSQRKPEKVRKFLRDMAAESVGPDVDVDVHFNPSYKPWDQRMCLIPDGDLFAALRAGSASIVTDQIDRFTPHGVFLKSGESIAADIIVPATGLKVQFLSGIELRMDDQVVPHNELLNYRGMMFNNLPNFATVFGYTNASWTLKADLTCDYVCRLLNHMEKHQYQVAMPSVDHSVKHSQFDDMTREPIVNLSSGYIQRALNDIPKQGSRAPWRNHDNFIKDMFSIRYGKIEDGVMTFD, encoded by the coding sequence ATGAGTTCAGAAGAGTTGGATGTGCTGGTGATAGGCGCTGGCGTTTCGGGTATTGGCGCAGGTTGCCACCTGACAATGAAAAACCCCGGACACAGCTTTGCCATTCTGGAGCGACGGCCAGCCATGGGCGGCACCTGGGACCTGTTTCGCTACCCAGGGGTGCGTTCGGACTCTGATATGTACACCTTCGGTTATAACTTTCGTCCCTGGACCGAGCGCAAGGATATTGCCGATGCCAAGGATATTCTGAAGTACCTCAGCGAGACCGCCGCGGAATATGGGGTCGATAAGAAGATCCGCTACCAGCAGAGTGTTACCGGAGCAAACTGGTCGTCAAGTAAAAAGCGTTGGCTTATTTCGGTATCCCGTGAGGATACCGGGGAAACCTATCAAATCAGTTGCCGTTTCCTGATTACCTGTACCGGTTATTACGATTATGAGCAGGGTTATCTGCCCGAATTTGAGGGCTACGACGGGTTCAAGGGCACCATCGCCCACCCCCAGCATTGGCCGGAAGATCTCGATTATGCCGATAAAAAAGTCTTGGTGATCGGTAGTGGTGCAACGGCCATTACCATCGTGCCGAGCATGGCAAAAACCGCGGAGCACGTGACCATGTTGCAGCGCTCACCCACCTATATTTTCAGCCGACCAGCGATCGATGGTATTGCGGTCTGGTTGAACCGGTTATTGCCCGATAAGCTGGCTTACAAATTATTACGCGCTAAAAATGCATTGTTATCGCTTTTTATTTTTACCCTGTCCCAACGCAAGCCGGAAAAAGTACGCAAATTTCTTCGCGATATGGCGGCGGAATCGGTCGGACCGGACGTTGACGTCGATGTGCATTTTAACCCCAGTTACAAACCCTGGGACCAGCGTATGTGTTTGATCCCGGATGGTGATCTGTTCGCCGCCTTGCGCGCGGGCAGCGCGTCGATCGTGACCGACCAGATCGACCGTTTTACCCCGCATGGGGTGTTTCTTAAATCCGGTGAATCCATTGCGGCGGATATTATTGTGCCGGCAACGGGTTTAAAGGTGCAGTTTCTCAGCGGCATCGAATTGCGCATGGATGATCAGGTCGTGCCTCACAACGAGCTGCTGAATTATCGCGGTATGATGTTTAATAACTTGCCCAACTTCGCCACGGTGTTTGGCTACACCAATGCCAGTTGGACGCTAAAAGCAGATCTGACCTGCGACTACGTTTGTCGTCTGCTCAACCATATGGAAAAACATCAGTATCAGGTTGCTATGCCTTCGGTGGATCATTCGGTCAAACACAGCCAGTTTGACGATATGACCCGGGAACCGATTGTGAATCTCTCCTCGGGTTATATTCAACGCGCCCTGAATGATATTCCGAAACAGGGCTCAAGAGCGCCCTGGCGCAACCATGATAATTTTATCAAGGATATGTTCAGCATCCGTTACGGCAAAATCGAAGACGGTGTTATGACCTTCGATTGA